In Argonema galeatum A003/A1, one DNA window encodes the following:
- the nrdJ gene encoding ribonucleoside-triphosphate reductase, adenosylcobalamin-dependent: MVRELDRERQTTQFPETAPAANPVFFRTYSRRTEKGRETWEEVCDRTVQGLTKLGQLTPAETALIHRMQRQLKTLTSGRWLWVGGSEWIEQPQNFSGAYNCSSTNISDWRAFGLLMDLAMMGCGTGAVLEPKYINQLPPIRNRLHVSVQDKIGFTPADLRREETEVKIEANRVTIYVGDSRQGWVKSYQTLLELSTDEQFSGEVEVSIDLSDVRAAGEPLKGFGGVANPVKLAELYDRCASILNKALGRQLNSVECCLLIDEAAVTIVAGNIRRSAGMRQGISDDELFANAKSNLWQQDANGNWRIDPERDSLRMANHTRVFHHKPTLEECIEAVRKQYYSGEGAIQWAGESVARANCDLLHTHELKTNFLKAYSEGNAQQWLHENYPNIAPDELEHRLARVGLNPCGK; encoded by the coding sequence ATGGTTCGAGAACTTGACCGGGAACGCCAGACCACCCAGTTTCCCGAAACTGCACCTGCTGCTAATCCTGTGTTTTTCAGAACATACAGCCGCCGCACCGAGAAAGGGCGGGAGACTTGGGAGGAAGTATGCGATCGCACCGTCCAAGGCTTAACCAAACTGGGCCAACTCACCCCCGCAGAAACCGCCCTCATCCACCGGATGCAGCGCCAGCTAAAAACCCTCACCTCCGGTCGCTGGTTGTGGGTGGGAGGTAGCGAGTGGATCGAACAACCTCAAAACTTTTCCGGCGCATACAACTGTAGCAGTACAAACATCAGCGACTGGCGAGCCTTTGGCCTGCTGATGGATTTAGCTATGATGGGTTGCGGCACAGGTGCCGTCCTCGAACCCAAGTATATCAACCAACTCCCACCTATCCGCAATCGTCTCCATGTCAGCGTCCAAGATAAAATTGGTTTTACTCCAGCCGATCTACGCCGTGAAGAGACAGAAGTCAAAATAGAAGCAAACCGTGTCACCATCTACGTTGGCGACAGTCGTCAAGGCTGGGTCAAATCTTATCAAACTCTCCTAGAATTATCCACCGATGAACAATTCTCTGGAGAAGTTGAAGTATCAATAGATTTAAGCGATGTTCGTGCAGCCGGAGAACCTCTTAAAGGCTTTGGCGGAGTTGCCAACCCTGTAAAATTGGCAGAACTTTACGATCGTTGTGCATCAATTCTGAATAAAGCTTTAGGCAGACAATTAAATTCAGTCGAATGCTGTCTATTAATTGATGAAGCAGCAGTTACAATCGTTGCCGGAAATATTAGAAGGTCAGCAGGCATGAGGCAAGGCATTAGCGATGATGAACTATTCGCTAATGCTAAATCTAATCTATGGCAGCAGGATGCTAATGGCAACTGGCGTATCGATCCAGAACGAGATTCTCTGCGAATGGCAAACCATACTCGTGTATTTCACCACAAACCAACTCTTGAAGAGTGCATAGAAGCTGTTCGCAAACAATATTATTCTGGCGAGGGTGCCATACAATGGGCTGGTGAATCAGTTGCTAGAGCTAACTGCGATCTGCTACACACCCATGAGCTAAAAACTAATTTTTTGAAAGCTTACAGCGAAGGTAACGCTCAACAATGGTTGCACGAAAACTATCCTAATATTGCTCCCGATGAGCTAGAGCATCGTTTAGCTCGTGTCGGACTTAATCCGTGTGGTAAGTAA
- the psb35 gene encoding photosystem II assembly protein Psb35, which translates to MSILMEAAANAANTPQFPVSVTVVYVVGFIAAVSIGSIAWYNSKRPVGWEDKERPTIVPEVKKDETPGVGTPQG; encoded by the coding sequence ATGAGCATATTGATGGAAGCTGCTGCCAACGCTGCCAATACCCCTCAATTTCCCGTTTCCGTTACCGTCGTCTACGTTGTTGGTTTTATTGCCGCCGTGAGCATTGGCTCAATTGCCTGGTACAATTCCAAGCGCCCTGTCGGTTGGGAAGACAAAGAGCGTCCCACTATTGTGCCTGAAGTTAAAAAGGATGAAACACCCGGTGTAGGCACGCCCCAAGGCTAA
- a CDS encoding 16S rRNA (cytosine(967)-C(5))-methyltransferase: MNLPNPRQVAFLALRDVRRGAFADVGLDRVLRSSNLNDADRRLVTELLYGSVRRQRTLDAIIDQLGKKKASQQPPDLRTILHLGLYQLRYLNHIPDSAAVNTTVQLAKENGFSGLSGVVNGLLRQYIRLAANSVEPLQLPENPAEKLGILHSYPDWIVQLWLEQLGEAETEQLCEWMNQPPTIDLRINPLRTSIEEVETALKSAGILVKRIPHLPQALRFIGNTGAIQNLPGFSEGWWMVQDSSAQMVAHLLDPQPGEVIIDACAAPGGKTTHIAELMKDDGKVWGCDRTSSRLKKLQQNAQRLNLKSIQICTGDSRNLPQFTNTADRVLLDVPCSGLGTLHRHADARWRQTPETVRELSTLQSEFLAHGETFVKCGGILVYSTCTLHPQENENVIQTFLDSHPNWQIEPPDPSSPAAAFTISDGWIKVWPHRHIMDGFFMVRLRKV, translated from the coding sequence ATGAATCTGCCAAACCCCCGTCAAGTAGCATTTCTCGCTCTCCGTGACGTTCGCCGAGGGGCATTTGCGGATGTGGGACTCGATCGCGTTTTGCGATCGTCTAACCTTAACGATGCCGATCGACGATTGGTGACAGAATTACTATATGGTAGTGTGAGAAGGCAAAGAACACTCGACGCTATCATCGACCAACTAGGAAAAAAGAAAGCTTCTCAACAACCACCCGATTTACGCACAATTCTACATTTAGGTTTATATCAACTTCGTTATCTCAACCATATTCCCGATTCAGCTGCTGTTAATACCACTGTTCAACTAGCTAAAGAAAACGGATTTTCAGGACTCAGCGGTGTGGTTAATGGTTTATTGCGACAATATATCCGTTTGGCAGCAAATTCAGTCGAACCGCTACAGTTACCGGAAAATCCAGCGGAAAAATTGGGTATTTTGCACAGTTATCCCGACTGGATTGTGCAATTGTGGTTAGAACAGCTGGGAGAAGCAGAAACAGAACAACTTTGCGAATGGATGAACCAACCACCGACAATTGACTTGCGGATAAATCCCCTGCGAACTTCGATCGAAGAAGTTGAAACTGCGTTAAAATCAGCTGGTATTCTAGTTAAGCGTATTCCTCATTTGCCACAAGCATTAAGATTCATTGGCAATACTGGTGCAATTCAAAATCTGCCCGGTTTCAGCGAGGGTTGGTGGATGGTGCAAGACAGTAGCGCCCAAATGGTAGCACATCTACTCGACCCGCAACCGGGCGAAGTAATAATTGATGCTTGTGCGGCACCAGGGGGAAAGACAACGCATATTGCAGAATTGATGAAAGATGATGGAAAAGTGTGGGGATGCGATCGCACTTCCTCCCGCCTCAAAAAACTCCAGCAAAACGCCCAACGACTCAACCTCAAATCCATCCAAATCTGCACAGGCGATAGCCGCAACCTGCCTCAATTTACCAACACAGCTGACAGAGTTTTACTCGATGTGCCATGCTCAGGATTAGGTACTCTGCACCGCCACGCTGATGCCCGTTGGCGACAAACACCAGAGACGGTGCGAGAACTTTCCACTCTTCAAAGTGAATTTCTTGCACATGGCGAAACTTTTGTCAAGTGTGGTGGCATCCTCGTTTATTCAACCTGCACCCTGCATCCACAGGAGAATGAAAATGTGATTCAAACATTTTTGGACTCTCACCCAAATTGGCAAATTGAACCGCCAGATCCCAGTTCACCGGCAGCAGCCTTTACAATATCTGATGGGTGGATAAAAGTATGGCCGCACCGACATATAATGGACGGTTTTTTTATGGTGAGGCTAAGGAAAGTGTAG
- a CDS encoding Coenzyme F420 hydrogenase/dehydrogenase, beta subunit C-terminal domain, producing MTISVDSPKHKKAKALKPGSRRPAKELCSECGLCDTYYVHYVKEACAFINQQIAELEEEIHGRSRNLDNPDDWYFGVNQTMMAARKTEPIPGAQWTGIVSSIAIEMLNRGLVEGVVCVQNTKEDRFQPMPIIARTPEEILAARVNKPTLSPNLSVLEQIEESGMKRLLVIGVGCQIQALRAVEKQLGLEKLYVLGTPCVDNVTRAGLQKFLDTTSRSPETVVYYEFMQDFQVHFKHEDGSLEKVPFFGLNTKELKDVFAPSCMSCFDYVNSLADLVVGYMGAPFGWQWIMVRNNTGQEMLDLVKNQLETQPVMSRGDRRNAVQQSIPAYDKGVTLPMWAAKLMGVVIEKIGPKGLEYAKFSIDSHFTRNYLYVKRHHPEKLESHVPEYAKRIVGQYKLPES from the coding sequence ATGACCATCTCAGTTGACTCCCCCAAGCACAAAAAAGCCAAAGCCTTAAAACCAGGTAGCCGTCGCCCTGCCAAAGAACTGTGCAGCGAATGCGGCCTTTGCGATACATACTACGTCCATTATGTCAAGGAAGCCTGCGCTTTCATCAATCAGCAGATAGCCGAACTGGAAGAGGAAATCCACGGGCGCAGTCGCAATCTCGATAACCCTGATGATTGGTATTTTGGCGTCAACCAAACTATGATGGCAGCACGTAAAACCGAGCCAATACCGGGCGCACAATGGACGGGAATTGTCAGCAGTATTGCCATTGAAATGCTGAATCGCGGTTTAGTTGAAGGTGTCGTCTGCGTCCAGAATACCAAAGAAGACCGCTTTCAACCAATGCCAATCATTGCCCGTACCCCAGAAGAAATTCTAGCCGCACGGGTGAATAAACCAACCCTTTCGCCTAATCTTTCCGTGCTAGAACAAATCGAAGAATCTGGCATGAAAAGACTGTTAGTAATTGGCGTCGGTTGTCAGATTCAAGCATTACGCGCAGTGGAAAAACAACTAGGTTTAGAAAAACTCTATGTTTTGGGTACTCCCTGTGTCGATAACGTCACCCGCGCTGGATTGCAAAAATTCTTAGATACCACCAGCAGGTCTCCAGAGACAGTAGTATATTACGAATTCATGCAAGATTTTCAAGTTCATTTCAAACATGAAGATGGTTCGCTTGAAAAAGTACCGTTTTTTGGACTTAATACCAAAGAACTAAAAGATGTATTTGCCCCTTCCTGCATGAGTTGTTTTGATTACGTCAATAGCTTGGCAGATTTAGTCGTCGGCTACATGGGCGCACCGTTTGGTTGGCAGTGGATTATGGTCAGAAATAATACCGGGCAAGAAATGCTGGACTTAGTGAAAAACCAGTTAGAAACTCAACCCGTAATGTCTCGAGGAGATAGACGAAACGCTGTCCAGCAAAGTATTCCCGCCTACGATAAAGGAGTAACTCTTCCCATGTGGGCAGCTAAATTAATGGGCGTGGTAATTGAAAAAATCGGCCCGAAAGGATTGGAATATGCCAAATTCTCCATTGATTCCCATTTCACCCGCAACTATTTATATGTGAAACGGCATCACCCAGAAAAATTAGAATCCCATGTGCCAGAATATGCCAAGCGAATAGTAGGGCAGTATAAATTGCCAGAATCTTAA
- a CDS encoding TerB family tellurite resistance protein, with amino-acid sequence MVANSNVKNLIKILIGAAWIDGKIQPEEREYLHRVAKEKGVADDPEIKPLLYEFRSVEPNECYRWVEQYLGSHPTSEECQNLMEAISALIYSDGNVANEEAKLLTRLQQLDPANESSQPVQSRVLGGIQKLYRRWVEHSN; translated from the coding sequence ATGGTAGCTAACTCCAACGTCAAAAATCTCATCAAAATTCTCATCGGCGCTGCCTGGATTGATGGCAAAATTCAGCCAGAGGAACGGGAATATCTGCACAGGGTGGCTAAGGAAAAGGGAGTTGCAGACGATCCGGAGATTAAACCTTTGCTGTATGAATTTCGGTCTGTGGAACCGAACGAGTGTTATCGGTGGGTGGAACAGTATTTAGGCTCGCACCCCACCTCTGAAGAGTGCCAAAACCTCATGGAAGCCATCAGCGCCTTAATTTACAGTGATGGCAATGTCGCCAACGAAGAAGCCAAACTTCTGACGAGGTTACAGCAACTCGACCCAGCCAACGAGTCATCCCAGCCTGTTCAGAGTCGCGTACTGGGAGGGATTCAAAAGCTCTACCGCCGCTGGGTGGAGCATTCCAATTAG
- the nrdJ gene encoding ribonucleoside-triphosphate reductase, adenosylcobalamin-dependent, protein MSGETLLITKDGMHEIKDVVGSEIEIWNGQKWSQVTPFKTGSDRKLYRVRFGDGSYLDATEYHRFFVKDRFGKVYKEVQTKDLMDTSRYAIHTEPFKIQYQDGLSIDPGYAYTLGVAVGDGTTDQKDNAKVRLYGKKTALSLSGNKSHERNYDYSPAFTDVTELGFSGLFLKALKTNPEALNVIASWNRQAILHFIAGLADTDGSNTSSNGIRIYISDYQRAYRVQLLLTKGGIRSSLNLLAHKGSITNYGIRSQDLYYLQITECEEIPCQRLDVSKGTDAKYKGKWQVVKSVEELPGLHNTYCFNESEYNKGVFGNTLTGNCNLSEIHLNQIDPKNYKEQEEAFTAGALSVAVLLNHQFSEPRYQYSRELDPIVGVSFTGLFDFFVNAFGVDWLGWWTEGRPETAQGLEFKRQEEEYLNRWRETVHGVVWDYCDRHNIKRPNRCTTVQPSGTKSLLTGASPGWHPPKAQRFIRRITFRKNDPVALACIDYGYNVIPSQSDKDENGNLLNDPFDSRCSEWLVEIPVSVDWADLPGADEIEIGKFSALAQTDFYMQVQKFYVRHNTSATIELRENEVEALGTRIYEAIRDDEGYISAALLARFDSLQSFPRLPFEPIAKQEYDRLLKEVEIRRKTDDFLAALMRYDSGYLTEAGPAGCDSDKCMMPEQKPGS, encoded by the coding sequence GTGAGTGGCGAAACCCTACTCATCACTAAAGATGGAATGCACGAAATAAAGGATGTTGTCGGCTCTGAAATTGAAATATGGAATGGTCAAAAATGGAGCCAAGTAACACCATTCAAAACAGGTAGTGACCGGAAACTGTATCGAGTGCGATTTGGAGATGGCTCTTACCTAGATGCAACAGAGTATCATCGATTTTTTGTGAAAGATCGCTTTGGTAAAGTGTACAAAGAAGTTCAAACAAAAGATTTGATGGATACCAGCCGATATGCAATTCACACAGAACCTTTTAAGATTCAGTATCAGGATGGTTTAAGTATCGATCCTGGTTACGCTTACACCTTGGGAGTAGCTGTAGGAGATGGGACTACTGACCAAAAGGATAATGCTAAAGTCAGGCTTTACGGCAAAAAGACAGCTTTATCCTTATCAGGAAATAAGTCACATGAACGAAACTATGACTATTCGCCTGCTTTTACAGATGTAACTGAATTAGGGTTTTCTGGACTATTTCTCAAAGCCTTAAAGACTAATCCAGAAGCGCTAAATGTCATTGCTAGTTGGAATCGTCAAGCAATTCTGCATTTTATTGCAGGTTTAGCTGATACAGATGGCTCAAATACATCAAGCAACGGTATCAGGATTTATATCTCTGATTACCAACGAGCCTACAGAGTACAGTTGCTATTGACAAAAGGCGGTATCCGCTCATCACTGAATCTTTTAGCTCATAAGGGATCGATAACTAACTATGGTATCAGAAGTCAGGATTTGTACTACTTACAAATTACTGAATGCGAGGAGATTCCTTGTCAACGTTTGGATGTCAGCAAAGGAACTGATGCTAAGTACAAAGGTAAATGGCAAGTCGTCAAAAGTGTTGAGGAGTTACCGGGGTTACATAATACTTACTGCTTCAATGAATCAGAGTACAATAAGGGAGTTTTTGGCAATACATTAACCGGCAATTGCAATCTTTCAGAGATACATCTCAACCAAATTGACCCGAAAAATTACAAAGAACAAGAGGAAGCTTTCACCGCTGGAGCTTTATCTGTAGCGGTTTTACTCAATCACCAATTTAGTGAACCACGCTATCAATACAGTCGGGAATTAGACCCAATTGTAGGCGTATCCTTCACAGGTTTATTCGACTTCTTTGTCAATGCTTTTGGTGTTGATTGGTTGGGCTGGTGGACAGAAGGACGCCCGGAAACTGCCCAAGGATTGGAGTTCAAACGGCAAGAGGAGGAGTATTTAAACCGCTGGCGAGAAACTGTGCATGGGGTAGTATGGGATTATTGCGATCGCCATAACATCAAACGCCCCAATCGCTGCACCACAGTTCAACCATCGGGGACAAAATCATTACTCACAGGTGCGTCTCCCGGATGGCATCCACCAAAAGCCCAACGATTTATCCGACGTATTACTTTCCGCAAAAATGACCCCGTAGCTTTAGCATGCATTGACTACGGTTACAATGTCATTCCATCTCAATCAGACAAAGATGAAAATGGGAATTTGCTAAATGACCCTTTCGATTCCCGATGTTCGGAATGGCTTGTCGAAATACCCGTTTCTGTAGATTGGGCTGACTTGCCGGGAGCTGATGAAATTGAGATCGGCAAATTTTCAGCCTTGGCACAAACCGACTTTTATATGCAGGTTCAAAAATTCTACGTGCGACACAACACAAGCGCCACGATTGAATTGCGGGAAAATGAGGTGGAAGCTTTAGGTACTCGGATTTATGAAGCGATCCGAGATGATGAAGGTTACATTTCTGCTGCACTTCTAGCGCGATTTGACTCGCTTCAAAGCTTCCCCCGCTTGCCATTTGAGCCGATCGCAAAACAGGAGTACGATCGATTGTTAAAAGAAGTGGAAATCCGCCGCAAGACCGATGATTTTCTTGCCGCCTTGATGCGTTATGATTCTGGCTATTTAACGGAAGCAGGGCCAGCCGGTTGCGATTCGGATAAATGTATGATGCCAGAACAAAAACCTGGTTCATAA
- the cysE gene encoding serine O-acetyltransferase: MLNALLADFRIIFERDPAARNWLEVLFCYPGLQALMFHRFAHWLNLLGIPFIPRFISHIARFLTGIEIHPGATIGQGVFIDHGMGVVIGETAIVGDYALIYQGVTLGGTGKESGKRHPTLGENVVVGAGAKVLGNIQIGNNVRIGAGSVVLRDVPSDCTVVGIPGRIIYRSGVRVNPLEHGSLPDSEAQVIRTLVDRIESLEQQLQDLQGQVSSIPSRIPVSVAAAIESCERALLNSDSRDLHLPSCRIRDKAIQEFLDGAGI; encoded by the coding sequence GTGCTAAACGCCCTGCTAGCTGATTTTCGCATCATCTTCGAGCGCGACCCTGCCGCTCGCAACTGGCTAGAAGTCTTATTTTGCTACCCCGGTTTGCAAGCGCTGATGTTTCATCGCTTTGCCCACTGGCTAAACTTATTGGGTATTCCCTTCATCCCCCGCTTCATATCCCACATAGCTCGTTTTTTGACAGGCATTGAAATACACCCAGGCGCAACGATCGGACAAGGGGTTTTTATTGACCACGGGATGGGTGTCGTAATTGGAGAAACCGCGATCGTGGGCGACTATGCTTTGATCTATCAAGGCGTCACCCTTGGCGGTACGGGCAAAGAAAGCGGCAAGCGCCACCCAACTTTAGGGGAAAATGTGGTAGTAGGAGCCGGTGCCAAAGTGCTGGGCAATATCCAAATTGGCAACAATGTTCGCATTGGTGCTGGATCGGTAGTGTTGCGCGATGTTCCTTCCGATTGCACCGTCGTCGGCATTCCCGGTAGAATTATCTATCGCTCTGGAGTGCGGGTTAATCCTCTGGAACACGGCAGTCTCCCGGACTCTGAAGCTCAAGTAATTCGCACTTTAGTCGATCGCATAGAATCCCTGGAACAACAACTGCAAGACCTCCAAGGTCAAGTTTCTTCAATACCATCTCGTATACCAGTTAGTGTGGCAGCAGCGATCGAAAGTTGCGAGCGGGCCTTGCTAAATTCAGATTCACGCGATCTCCATCTTCCCAGTTGTCGCATCCGAGATAAGGCAATTCAAGAATTCTTAGATGGTGCGGGAATCTAA
- a CDS encoding Piwi domain-containing protein, translated as MVASSVQQYASEIFTLAFQTSPRIGCFSLTPTVPKELRNKISYHLGKSLEFTIIYHDSLFWVMGHPNNQPPQKSIWQNTLNAVCEKLKKDYGDHHYQIEWCPAKPPYQPIIMSELVAQLLRDSHPFETINVLTTKYIQVTRTCDMKAEPLSLSGVEYPGIYFTVKTQVTSLYNLAAFYNQHPQKSNPEFLVGLEVQEERGSVGTIVKLAGIVKDKRDEFLLREDLKPNTKVAWKNALDNELVVTIKYNRGIKQYYYPINALFLYLNDTNSQSLGIDYTKINESQKINCPKRQPLLKGFANSAQNFLANYQINLNRDNVSQHYQELFVDYPNKGFSQTKLLFGNGVVKASNYILDGLKEGGVYQRAVTDDNVLQIGVLQLCQGNFESFIEQLTDKLGIYGFASEISHHVTEILSGSHFEQRAIAEQTAVNLANETDLVLIFLPTYDRSHDEIEGGSLYHRLTQRLLRMQKPKQVIYQDTLTQNPKYFKYVLNQVVPGIIAKLGNTPYILANPLKIADCFLGLDVSRKPKKNLPGSMNACASVCVYGNQGQFIGYQVEPGVIEGEEIPANLLESCLSNPLFRGKRILIYRDGLFRGDEIKHLLNWSSTQNSKLILVECRKSGNPRLYKWNSQSKRISPPPQALGMLLPRNQLILVTTEVSEKIGLAKPIRLTVRPEGESADMGLLMHATLRLTLLHYGSLRKPRLPLPLYGADLLSYLTLQGVLTHNLYGNYQFW; from the coding sequence ATGGTAGCTTCTTCAGTTCAACAGTATGCAAGTGAGATATTTACTCTCGCTTTTCAGACTAGCCCTAGAATCGGTTGTTTTAGTTTAACTCCTACCGTTCCTAAGGAGTTACGCAATAAGATTAGTTATCATTTGGGTAAATCATTAGAATTTACTATTATTTATCATGACTCTTTGTTTTGGGTCATGGGTCATCCTAACAATCAACCTCCGCAGAAATCTATTTGGCAAAATACCCTTAATGCTGTATGTGAAAAACTCAAAAAGGATTATGGTGACCACCATTATCAAATTGAGTGGTGTCCAGCAAAACCGCCATATCAACCAATTATTATGAGTGAATTAGTTGCTCAACTATTACGCGATAGTCATCCATTTGAGACTATTAATGTTTTAACTACTAAGTATATACAAGTTACCCGAACTTGTGATATGAAAGCCGAACCATTATCTTTATCGGGAGTAGAATATCCAGGAATATACTTTACTGTTAAAACTCAAGTAACTTCTTTATATAATCTAGCCGCCTTTTACAACCAACATCCTCAAAAGTCAAACCCAGAATTTCTAGTAGGCTTGGAAGTACAAGAAGAACGCGGGAGTGTTGGGACAATTGTTAAATTAGCAGGTATAGTTAAAGATAAGAGGGACGAATTTTTATTACGAGAAGATTTAAAACCAAACACTAAAGTAGCATGGAAAAATGCGCTTGATAATGAATTGGTAGTTACTATCAAGTATAACCGAGGGATCAAACAATATTATTATCCCATTAATGCCTTATTTCTTTACTTAAATGATACTAATAGTCAAAGTTTGGGCATTGATTACACTAAAATTAATGAGTCGCAAAAGATTAATTGTCCCAAGCGTCAACCATTGCTGAAGGGATTTGCAAATTCCGCCCAGAATTTTCTGGCAAATTATCAAATTAATTTAAATAGAGATAATGTAAGTCAGCATTATCAAGAATTATTTGTGGACTACCCCAACAAGGGTTTTAGCCAGACTAAACTACTTTTTGGCAATGGAGTAGTCAAAGCTAGTAATTACATTCTAGATGGTTTAAAAGAAGGAGGAGTCTATCAAAGAGCAGTTACGGATGATAATGTACTTCAAATAGGAGTACTACAATTATGTCAGGGAAACTTTGAATCTTTTATTGAACAACTGACAGATAAATTAGGAATTTATGGTTTTGCTAGTGAAATTAGTCACCATGTCACTGAAATCTTGTCTGGAAGCCATTTTGAGCAAAGAGCAATAGCTGAACAAACAGCAGTAAACTTAGCTAATGAAACTGATTTAGTACTAATATTTTTGCCCACATATGACCGAAGTCATGATGAAATTGAAGGTGGGAGTTTATATCATCGGTTAACCCAACGTTTACTAAGAATGCAAAAACCTAAACAGGTGATTTATCAAGACACCTTAACTCAAAACCCCAAATATTTCAAATATGTATTAAATCAAGTGGTTCCAGGCATTATTGCTAAACTAGGGAATACTCCTTACATTTTGGCAAATCCTTTAAAGATAGCAGATTGTTTTCTGGGATTAGATGTTTCCAGAAAGCCGAAAAAGAATTTACCTGGAAGCATGAATGCTTGTGCGAGTGTTTGCGTGTATGGTAACCAAGGACAGTTTATTGGTTATCAAGTAGAACCGGGAGTTATTGAAGGCGAAGAAATACCAGCTAATCTCCTAGAAAGTTGTTTAAGTAATCCCCTATTTAGAGGTAAAAGAATATTGATTTATCGAGATGGGTTATTTAGGGGAGATGAAATTAAACATTTACTTAACTGGAGTAGTACGCAGAACTCCAAACTAATTTTAGTAGAATGTCGAAAATCGGGAAATCCCCGTTTATACAAATGGAACAGTCAGAGTAAAAGAATTAGTCCTCCACCCCAAGCTCTTGGAATGCTGCTACCAAGGAATCAGTTAATCTTAGTAACTACAGAAGTGAGCGAAAAAATAGGTTTAGCAAAACCTATTAGATTAACAGTCAGACCGGAAGGAGAGTCAGCTGATATGGGATTGTTAATGCACGCTACTTTACGCTTGACACTACTACATTACGGTTCTCTTAGAAAACCGAGATTACCACTACCTCTGTATGGTGCTGATTTGTTATCATACCTAACTTTACAAGGAGTCTTGACCCACAATTTATATGGTAATTATCAATTTTGGTAA
- a CDS encoding Npun_F5749 family FMN-dependent PPOX-type flavoprotein, whose product MSFAPWRSHLARALHRNRSLVYARYLQLATIRVDGRPANRTVVFRGFLDDTDRLKFITDSRSQKALEIDRLSWAEACWYFPNTREQFRILGNLILVRENHPDPALQKGRQISWQELSDGARLQFAWPDPGEPRADAEAFAPPPPDPIQPLSHFCLLLLEPEQVDILELRGEPQNRCLYCVDGDGNWSAESVNP is encoded by the coding sequence ATGTCTTTTGCACCTTGGCGATCGCACCTCGCTCGCGCCCTCCACCGCAACCGCAGCCTTGTCTACGCCCGTTACTTGCAACTGGCTACCATCCGGGTTGATGGACGCCCTGCTAACCGTACAGTGGTTTTCCGGGGCTTTCTAGACGATACCGATCGACTAAAATTTATCACTGACAGCCGCAGTCAGAAAGCCCTTGAAATCGATCGCTTGTCGTGGGCCGAAGCTTGCTGGTATTTTCCCAACACTCGCGAACAATTCCGTATTTTAGGAAATCTGATTCTGGTACGAGAGAATCATCCCGACCCCGCCTTGCAAAAAGGCCGTCAGATTAGTTGGCAAGAACTTTCTGACGGGGCTCGGTTACAATTTGCGTGGCCCGATCCCGGCGAACCTAGAGCGGACGCTGAGGCTTTTGCCCCGCCACCCCCAGATCCAATTCAACCGTTATCGCATTTTTGCTTATTATTGCTGGAACCAGAACAGGTGGATATTTTAGAGTTGCGGGGGGAACCGCAAAATCGATGTTTGTATTGCGTGGATGGGGATGGGAATTGGTCTGCGGAATCTGTTAATCCTTAA